The sequence GGCGGGGTATCTTTCCGGCGCGCGTCTCTGGGAATTATATGCCCACGCCGGGCTTTTTATCCTTCCTTCTTATTATGAAGGCCTGCCGCTGGCCCTGCTTGAGGCCATGAGCTATGGAGTTTCCTGCCTGGCTTCGGATATCCCGGCCAATCAGGAGCTTGGATTGTCCGAGGACAGATACTTCAAGCCGTGGGATGCGGTGACCCTTATCCATAAGATCAAGGAATTCGTTGATAAGCCCATGCCGCAGGAAGCAAGGGATGCGCAAGCCAGACAGATATTGGAACGTTATCACTGGGACAAGGCCGCGGATGAGACTTTTCATATCTATGAGAGAGTTTTGAAAGCAAGCTGATGACGAAATCAAGTTTTGAGCAGGGGAAGAACTCGTTGATTTGTTTTAAGTTCTGTTTCATGGCGTGTTTTTTCTCCAGGAAAAATAAATAAAAAAAATCTTTACAAAAGTGTTTAGTATGGTATAATTTCGAACACTGACTCGCAGGGCTTGGAAAACAGGAATAGGTGCCTGTCTGCGGTCGTGAGCAGGTTGTCGGGGGTTCCCTTTTGTCGCACCAGACAGATAACAATTTTCCTTCCGAGGCATATCATCTCTGGTTTTCACCCGTCGGAAAATCACCTTTAAGAATAGATAGAGGAACATTAAATAAGGAGAGACATATGAAGCTCAGGCTGATCGTATGGGTGTTGTTGTTCGTTTTTATGCTTTCAGGGGTGTCTTTTGCCGCCATTAACGTGGATAACCCCACGGGCACAGTAAAGATCATGATGCCCGATGGAAAGCAGATCGTCGTCAAGCCGGGTGAAGAGATGCCGGCTATTCCCGATGGTTCTGTGATCACCATCATGGACGGCAGTGCTGTTGTCAGCACCACAGGCAAGTCTACGGCGTCGGTGCTCATAGGCGCTTATACCCTGCAGATCAGAGAGACGTCCAAGGTCAACCTTCGCCTGAATCCGGACGGCACAGTTGATTCCACCATTATCCTGGGCGAGGCCGTCGTAACAAGGAAACCCGAGGCTTTCAGATTTCCCAGGACGCCGAACGCCGAGCAATTGGAAGGCGGCCGCGGAGAAGTCGTCAGTCCTTTCGCGTAAACGGTCCTCAATTAAGCCCTTAAAGGGAGAATACCATGAAGTATTTGAAGAGGTTGATTTTGTCGCAGGCCGTTGTGTTGCTTCTGGCCGGCCAGGCCCATGCCAGCATCTGGCAGACCCAGATCCTGACGCAGGAGTTTCAGCCCGAAGGCATCGTCCTGGGCAAAGAGCTCAATAAAGAGAACGCCATACGCGTCGGGCAGGCAAGGTTCAGGGGTTCATTGACCGTTTCCGAGATGTATGATGACAACATCTATCTGGACCCTGAGAGTAAAACAGCGGACATGATCAACGAAGTCAACCCGAGAGTGTTCATGGATCTGCCGTTCGGCATTGACGAGCGCCATAATTTCCAGGTCCTGTATAACGCCAAGCTGGGCAGTTACCTTAATCACAGTAAAAATAACTACCAGGACCAGGATGTTACAGGTCTGCTCAATTTCCAGCTTCCTTTCGGTTATTTCGCTTTCAGGGATTTCTTCAATAAGACATCGGATAGGGCCGGCACGGAATTCACCACGTTGCTCAGGCGTACGGAAAATACAGGCGAAGTATTTTTAGGGACGGAGTTCAACAAGCTGGCGAATGAAGTCGCCTATGGCCATTTTTCCAGGCATTTTAATGCCCTGGACCTCAATAATTATAATTACACCGAAGACGTCGGTACCGATACGTTATACTACCAGCTTTTTCCCAAGACAAAGGCCTTGCTGGAATACAACTACGCCGTCATCGATTATACAAAAGATAATTCCCGCGACGGGCATTTTAACCAGATAAGGGCCGGCTTCAAGGGCGATCTGACAGGCAAGACGATCGGCGTTGCCAAGTTCGGCTACCAGAACAGGGAATATAATGACGCTGGTGAAAAGGGTTTTGACCATTTTGTGGCGGAAATAGGGACATATACCAAGTTCAGCGACCGCACACAATTGAGGCTGACGTTCTGGGACACGGCTATTGAATCCATTTATGAGAACAATAACTATTACAATAATAATTCCCTCCAGATGGAATTGGAACAGCGTCTGGCGCGTAATTACACGTTGATCTGTAACCTTGGCATCGACAGGAACCTTTATCCGGAAGTCAGCCCAACGGCAAACAAAAAACGCCGCGATACGATCTTGAACGCCGGCTTGGCCCTCGAATACCAGGCCAAAGAGTGGATCAAGGCAAAAGTGGGCTATGGATTCGCAAAAGATTTCTCGAACATAGATACGCAGGATTATACGGACAATCAGGTGATGGTGAGCATCACCTTGATGATATAGCCCCGCCATTACGTTTCCTATGCCTAAACACCCCATATTAAGGACGGCGATAGCTTTGTTGTTTGTTTTTTCGATGCAGCGCGGGCTTTTCGCCGAAGCAGAGAAGGCTTATCGCATCGGCCCGGAGAACCTGCTTCAGATCGACGTGCATTACGGCAAGGACGGCCTGATCTCTCAGAAGGTGCGTGTTTCTTCCAGGAACTTCATCACATTCCCTCTTATCGGAGAAGTCGATGTGGAGGGCCTCACCGTATCCGAGCTTGAGAACAAACTTTATACCCTTCTTGAAAAAGATTATCTTGTCAATCCCCAGGTGAGCGTCGTCATCGAAGAATACAGCACGGTGTCGGTGATCGGCGAAGTCAAAAAACCCGGGGCGTATCCTATCAAGGGTAAGCTGACGGTGGTCGAAGCCATATCGCTGGCGGAAGGTTTCAGCAAGATCGCATCCCCCAACCGCGCCAAGATCGTGCGCACCAACGCTGACGGGACAAAAAAGGAAATACCCGTCAGGCTGAACGATATCATCAACGGCAAGAGACAGAAAGATAATGTTTATCTTCAGGCAGGCGACGTGGTCGTTGTGCCGGAAAGCTTGTTCTAAAAATGCCCAACTCTCCCATTGTCAACGAGCCGTTCCACAAGGAAGACGCTATCATCGAGATCGACCTTCATGAAGTGTTTCTCAAGTTGAAGAAGCACTACAGGCTGATCCTTAATTTTGTTTATGTGTGCGTGGGCATCGCATTCCTGTATTCATTGATTGCGCGGCCGGTCTATAAATCCACGGCCCGCATCCTTGTTGAAAACAAGGCCCCGCGCATCACCAAGGTGGATGACCAGGTTTTTACCGACTACGAAGACCGCGCTAACTATTTTAATTCACAGATCGAGGTTTTGAAGAGCCGTTCTGTCGGGCAATTGGCTTATGATACGCTCGGCGGATATCAGCCCTGGGGCAGTTTGCGCGGCAGAGGCAGGGATTCGGGCAAGCTGACCAAGGATGAGCGCATCGGCTTGCTTTTGAAGCGTATCAAGGTGAGCCCTGTGCGCATGACCCAGATCATCGAGATCAGCGCCGAAGACGTGGATCCGAAGCTTGCGGCCGAGATCGCCAACAATTGGGTCAATGCCTATATCGTGTTTTCCTCGATGGACCAGCTCATCCAGCGCAAGAGCGAGCTTGAGTCGGAGATCGACCAGAACCTGAAATATGTGAAGGAAAAACATCCCATTATCCAGGGCCTGCGTTCGGAGATCGACGCTATTGATGCCAAGATCAAAGGCGAAAAGCAAAAGGGCTCTACTCCTAATATCAAAATACTCGACGCCGGCCAGGTAGCTAAATCTTCGGTGAGGCCGAAACTTCTTTTAAATCTGTTTCTGGCGTTGTTTTTAGGCGGTTTTTCTGGCGTAGCATTCGTTTTCCTTTTGGAAAACATCGACCAGAGCATAAAAAATCCGTCGGATATCGAGAATTTTCTGCATATGCCGTGCCTGGCGGCTGTGCCGCCTTATCAGCCGGAGAAAGACGCAAAAGATTCGTTCCCATGCGCGCTTGTTTCTGCCAAAGACAACCGCTCGATCCTGGCCGAAAGGTTCAGAAGTTTGAGGACAGGGATCATTTACAGTAATCCTGATTTGAGCAAGAAAATCCTTTTGGTTACCAGCGCCGGGCCGTCCGAAGGCAAGACAACTTCTGCCGTCAATCTGGCGACTGCTTTTGCCAAATTCGAAGGCAGGGTCATCCTTGTCGAAGGCGATCTGCGCAAGCCGGCCCTGCATACG comes from Patescibacteria group bacterium and encodes:
- a CDS encoding outer membrane beta-barrel protein; translated protein: MKYLKRLILSQAVVLLLAGQAHASIWQTQILTQEFQPEGIVLGKELNKENAIRVGQARFRGSLTVSEMYDDNIYLDPESKTADMINEVNPRVFMDLPFGIDERHNFQVLYNAKLGSYLNHSKNNYQDQDVTGLLNFQLPFGYFAFRDFFNKTSDRAGTEFTTLLRRTENTGEVFLGTEFNKLANEVAYGHFSRHFNALDLNNYNYTEDVGTDTLYYQLFPKTKALLEYNYAVIDYTKDNSRDGHFNQIRAGFKGDLTGKTIGVAKFGYQNREYNDAGEKGFDHFVAEIGTYTKFSDRTQLRLTFWDTAIESIYENNNYYNNNSLQMELEQRLARNYTLICNLGIDRNLYPEVSPTANKKRRDTILNAGLALEYQAKEWIKAKVGYGFAKDFSNIDTQDYTDNQVMVSITLMI
- a CDS encoding polysaccharide biosynthesis tyrosine autokinase, translated to MPNSPIVNEPFHKEDAIIEIDLHEVFLKLKKHYRLILNFVYVCVGIAFLYSLIARPVYKSTARILVENKAPRITKVDDQVFTDYEDRANYFNSQIEVLKSRSVGQLAYDTLGGYQPWGSLRGRGRDSGKLTKDERIGLLLKRIKVSPVRMTQIIEISAEDVDPKLAAEIANNWVNAYIVFSSMDQLIQRKSELESEIDQNLKYVKEKHPIIQGLRSEIDAIDAKIKGEKQKGSTPNIKILDAGQVAKSSVRPKLLLNLFLALFLGGFSGVAFVFLLENIDQSIKNPSDIENFLHMPCLAAVPPYQPEKDAKDSFPCALVSAKDNRSILAERFRSLRTGIIYSNPDLSKKILLVTSAGPSEGKTTSAVNLATAFAKFEGRVILVEGDLRKPALHTVFNKPCENGLTELLASEHMDFRKYTKDTGVANLDFISCGAIALNPAELLGSKKLGLLIEELLKHYDRIIFDAPPVLAATDAVVLSTKVDAVILVCKAGLTHRQAAIRSAKLIHSVHARVLGSVLNMAKLEDSKEYAYYNYYLQNAQKV
- a CDS encoding polysaccharide biosynthesis/export family protein; translated protein: MPKHPILRTAIALLFVFSMQRGLFAEAEKAYRIGPENLLQIDVHYGKDGLISQKVRVSSRNFITFPLIGEVDVEGLTVSELENKLYTLLEKDYLVNPQVSVVIEEYSTVSVIGEVKKPGAYPIKGKLTVVEAISLAEGFSKIASPNRAKIVRTNADGTKKEIPVRLNDIINGKRQKDNVYLQAGDVVVVPESLF
- a CDS encoding glycosyltransferase yields the protein AGYLSGARLWELYAHAGLFILPSYYEGLPLALLEAMSYGVSCLASDIPANQELGLSEDRYFKPWDAVTLIHKIKEFVDKPMPQEARDAQARQILERYHWDKAADETFHIYERVLKAS